In the Topomyia yanbarensis strain Yona2022 chromosome 3, ASM3024719v1, whole genome shotgun sequence genome, one interval contains:
- the LOC131687897 gene encoding uncharacterized protein LOC131687897 — MMEAGGFHLHKWSSNIPELLESLPREDREELVSLSEYGANEVIKTLGLMWNPDSDELMFVSMPTTNVKQPTKRQILSLVSQMFDPLGLVAPVVVIGKMLMQLVWKEKLDWDEPIVGDLVKGWTGFLHALEGVNQLRIPRRVVSSSAVAFEMHGFADASDVAYGACVYIRSICEDGSASMKIISGKSKVAPIAPLSIPRKALLAALLLHRLVVKILSALKMSFNEVILWSDSQVILAWLTKQPEQLDLYVRNRVREITATGAKFEWKYIPTKDNPADIVSRGLSASKVANSDLWWNGPAVLRDAIYRMEIPPPLPIEEIPELRPIVSVNIVARYDELPVFTKFESFRKLQRVLAYVLRFRNKVKKRKENRTLGKLPTVIELREAMKTTIRVVQNLEYKSEIQRVLTGEPCKYMQNLCPLLDHEGLLRVGGRLRHSKLPFDVKHQWILPANNPVVRSLIKALHQENLHVGPSGLMAILRQQFWIPKCRNTIRLITRSCVRCFKVNPKTLNQFMGDLPECRLEKAPAFLKVGVDFAGPIMIRQGVRKTIPVKGYICVTKGIHLEAVENLSTVAFLAALQRFVSRRGVPEEIYSDNGTNFVGAKNELRELYEMFKKQMTEQKIFEFCQPKQIQWKTIPPNAPHFGGLSEAGVKSVKTVLRKICNPVSLTIVEFSTLLCQIEAILNSMPLFAHSDDPHDQEVLTPGHLMIDRPLTAIPEPTCEGIPQNRLSRWQYIQVLRDHFWKRWSREYLVELQGPEKWTRKRVNVRPGMIVLIKEDDLPAQVWKMGKVEQTYPGEDDLVRVVDVRTRSGILTRPIHKLAPLPILENQPG, encoded by the coding sequence ATGATGGAGGCCGGTGGCTTTCATCTTCATAAATGGTCGTCAAATATTCCAGAGCTGCTAGAATCGTTACCGAGAGAAGATCGTGAAGAGTTAGTAAGTTTAAGCGAATATGGAGCAAATGAAGTAATAAAAACCTTGGGTCTTATGTGGAATCCAGATTCAGATGAATTAATGTTTGTATCGATGCCCACCACGAACGTAAAGCAGCCTACAAAGCGTCAGATTTTGTCGCTAGTCTCCCAGATGTTCGACCCTTTGGGACTAGTGGCTCCTGTCGTCGTtattgggaaaatgttaatgCAATTGGTCTGGAAGGAGAAACTCGATTGGGACGAGCCAATTGTTGGTGATTTGGTCAAGGGTTGGACAGGTTTCTTACATGCACTGGAAGGGGTCAATCAACTTCGGATACCAAGAAGAGTGGTAAGCAGCAGTGCTGTGGCATTCGAAATGCATGGGTTTGCGGATGCCTCCGATGTGGCCTACGGAGCTTGTGTATATATACGGTCGATATGCGAAGATGGATCTGCAAGCATGAAAATTATTAGTGGAAAATCGAAAGTGGCTCCCATCGCACCGCTAAGTATACCAAGAAAGGCGTTGTTGGCAGCTCTTCTGCTGCATCGTCTGGTAGTGAAAATTCTTTCTGCTTTGAAAATGTCATTCAATGAAGTGATACTTTGGTCAGACAGTCAGGTAATATTGGCATGGCTTACTAAGCAACCCGAGCAGTTGGATTTATATGTTCGCAATCGAGTGAGAGAAATAACAGCAACTGGTGCTAAGTTTGAGTGGAAATATATTCCAACAAAGGATAATCCCGCTGACATAGTGTCACGAGGGTTATCAGCTAGCAAGGTAGCGAATAGTGATTTGTGGTGGAATGGTCCAGCGGTTTTGAGAGATgcaatttatcgaatggaaattCCCCCACCCTTGCCCATCGAAGAAATCCCAGAGTTAAGGCCAATCGTTTCGGTGAATATAGTTGCGAGGTACGACGAACTTCCAGTGTTCACTAAATTCGAGTCATTTAGAAAACTGCAACGCGTCTTAGCCTATGTGCTACGATTTCGCAACAAAGTCAAGAAAAGGAAGGAAAATCGCACTTTAGGAAAACTACCAACAGTGATTGAGCTTCGTGAGGCTATGAAGACAACAATTCGGGTAGTGCAAAACCTGGAGTATAAGAGCGAGATCCAGCGTGTTTTAACAGGTGAGCCCTGCAAATATATGCAAAATTTGTGTCCTTTATTGGACCATGAAGGTTTACTGCGAGTTGGTGGCCGACTGCGCCATTCCAAGCTACCATTCGACGTAAAGCACCAGTGGATTTTGCCAGCTAATAATCCGGTGGTTCGAAGTCTAATCAAGGCATTGCATCAGGAGAACCTGCATGTAGGTCCGTCAGGACTGATGGCGATTCTTCGACAACAGTTTTGGATCCCTAAGTGTCGCAACACCATACGACTGATTACGAGAAGCTGTGTTCGTTGTTTCAAGGTAAATCCAAAAACATTGAATCAATTTATGGGAGATCTACCTGAATGTCGCTTGGAAAAAGCTCCTGCATTTTTGAAGGTTGGTGTGGATTTCGCCGGTCCTATTATGATAAGGCAGGGCGTCCGTAAAACAATTCCAGTGAAGGGCTACATTTGCGTCACCAAGGGAATACATTTGGAGGCGGTAGAAAATCTCTCGACAGTTGCCTTTCTGGCAGCTTTGCAACGTTTCGTGTCTAGACGTGGAGTCCCTGAGGAAATTTATTCCGACAACGGAACAAATTTTGTGGGAGCAAAGAATGAGCTAAGGGAACTGTATGAAATGTTCAAGAAGCAAATGACAGAGCAGAAAATTTTTGAGTTTTGTCAGCCAAAACAGATTCAGTGGAAGACCATCCCACCAAATGCTCCGCATTTCGGCGGATTGTCGGAAGCGGGAGTAAAGAGTGTGAAAACCGTGTTAAGGAAAATTTGTAACCCAGTATCACTTACCATCGTTGAATTCAGTACGTTGCTTTGTCAGATCGAGGCCATATTGAATTCGATGCCGTTGTTTGCACACTCGGATGATCCTCATGACCAGGAAGTCCTGACTCCGGGGCATCTAATGATTGACCGTCCGCTTACAGCGATTCCTGAGCCCACTTGCGAGGGCATACCGCAGAATAGATTGTCACGATGGCAATACATTCAGGTTCTTCGAGATCATTTCTGGAAGCGATGGTCAAGAGAATATTTAGTTGAGCTTCAAGGTCCAGAAAAATGGACGCGCAAACGTGTCAATGTGCGCCCTGGAATGATAGTGCTAATAAAGGAGGACGACTTACCTGCACAAGTATGGAAAATGGGAAAGGTAGAGCAGACGTATCCAGGCGAAGATGAC
- the LOC131687898 gene encoding uncharacterized protein LOC131687898 yields MPLKRTPIKHQESTSSAGSNPPAATPITSNSPSTSVKKIKKAQRLIMEQVEAFVHQRGLAKGKLTRILNILHENDELPSSQLRVYAKKIDSAHKEYHDIQEKMLPLIPSSSREEHDAHFLIFDELHDQVLMALEDHMERLSVAPVGSNPNVVAPLQNPVMVQQPLKVPIPTFDGKYENWSKFKVVFRDLVDNTADPPAIKLYHLDKALVGSAAGIIDAKTINDGNYKHAWEILQERLRKMANENGKELRALVDECSRHVENLKFLNQEFTGISEQFVVHLLSEALDKETRRRWETTIKHGELPSYDATIKFLKEQCFILERCETSNSKENQPAKKSVKSTGQHSLVTTSASESKFKCEFCGDSHHKGFRCPQFLAMFVPQRLAKVRERNVWFNCLRKGHRGSDCPSNGTCVKCQRKHHSLLHADSQPFKAAEIPDETKSSRPAAQVQAPKADEQRPSTSTQVTTAACSTNKGLVVPSVLLVTAVVNVMDRNNHPHPCRVLLDSASQVNLISQGMADRLGLDGYHTNVRIAGVDGMLSRTDKGIEVQIRSRYLDYQLKLNCLITKRVTSNLPVSNIDIRSWEIPAGVQLADPSFNSTGGIDMLIGNQWFLKLLLPGRIILSEELPIITETKFGWVVGGTHCSEAIQDNVVYSHSVTIEELCDSIQRFSEVESVPQQFQSSTEEDECERHFIATHRRDETGRYVVQLPLRDSLEQLGESRSLALRQFLGLEKRFAQQPELKRQYVDFMQEYESLGHCKEVYEKNDAPGMRKWYLPHHAVLRPSHNNEVPRCF; encoded by the exons ATGCCGCTGAAGCGAACACCCATCAAGCACCAAGAATCCACGTCGTCTGCAGGAAGCAATCCGCCTGCTGCAACACCGATTACCAGTAATTCACCTTCAACTAGCGTTAAGAAGATCAAGAAAGCGCAACGATTGATCATGGAACAGGTAGAAGCATTCGTCCACCAGCGTGGGCTGGCAAAAGGTAAGCTAACTAGAATTTTAAACATACTGCATGAAAACGATGAGCTGCCATCTTCTCAACTGCGAGTCTATGCAAAGAAGATAGACTCGGCGCACAAAGAATACCACGACATACAGGAGAAGATGCTTCCTCTAATTCCATCCTCAAGTAGAGAAGAGCATGATGCacattttttgatatttgatGAGCTCCACGATCAAGTACTAATGGCTTTGGAAGACCATATGGAGCGTTTAAGTGTTGCCCCAGTAGGTTCCAACCCAAACGTAGTCGCTCCGCTTCAGAACCCAGTGATGGTTCAGCAACCGTTGAAGGTACCGATTCCGACTTTCGACGGTAAGTACGAAAACTGGTCAAAGTTCAAAGTCGTGTTCAGAGACCTGGTAGATAACACAGCCGACCCTCCCGCCATTAAGCTTTACCACCTAGACAAGGCCCTGGTGGGCAGTGCCGCTGGAATTATTGATGCCAAGACGATCAACGATGGCAATTACAAGCATGCCTGGGAGATACTGCAGGAACG TCTCAGAAAAATGGCAAATGAAAACGGTAAAGAGTTAAGAGCACTAGTGGACGAGTGCTCGAGGCATGTTGAAAACTTGAAATTCCTCAATCAAGAATTCACTGGCATATCGGAGCAGTTCGTTGTGCACCTACTCTCCGAAGCCCTGGATAAGGAAACAAGAAGACGATGGGAGACTACCATCAAGCATGGAGAGCTTCCATCATACGATGCAACCATCAAGTTTCTGAAGGAGCAGTGTTTCATCTTGGAGAGATGTGAAACCTCCAATTCAAAGGAGAACCAACCAGCAAAGAAGTCTGTTAAGAGTACTGGTCAGCACTCACTGGTTACCACGTCCGCCAGCGAGTCAAAGTTCAAGTGCGAGTTCTGCGGTGATTCTCACCACAAAGGGTTCAGGTGTCCCCAGTTCTTAGCCATGTTCGTTCCCCAGCGACTCGCGAAGGTGCGAGAAAGGAACGTTTGGTTCAACTGTCTTAGGAAGGGACATCGCGGATCAGACTGTCCTTCCAATGGAACGTGCGTTAAGTGTCAGCGTAAGCACCATAGCCTATTGCATGCGGACAGTCAGCCTTTTAAAGCAGCGGAAATTCCCGACGAAACGAAGTCATCCAGACCAGCAGCACAGGTTCAAGCACCGAAAGCGGATGAGCAACGGCCGTCTACTAGTACACAAGTGACGACTGCAGCTTGCTCAACAAACAAGGGACTAGTAGTTCCATCGGTCCTACTGGTAACCGCAGTCGTAAACGTGATGGACAGAAACAATCACCCACACCCCTGTcgtgttttattggattctgctTCCCAGGTAAATCTGATTTCACAAGGCATGGCAGACCGTCTCGGTTTAGATGGATATCATACAAACGTTAGAATTGCTGGAGTTGATGGAATGCTGTCTCGTACTGACAAGGGTATCGAAGTGCAGATCCGATCCAGATACCTGGACTATCAGCTGAAGCTCAATTGCTTGATAACCAAAAGGGTGACATCAAATCTTCCAGTTTCAAATATAGACATCCGTTCATGGGAGATTCCAGCTGGAGTTCAACTGGCCGATCCATCATTCAATTCTACTGGCGGGATTGACATGCTAATCGGCAATCAATGGTTCTTGAAGTTACTTCTACCAGGGCGCATCATACTTTCCGAAGAGCTTCCTATCATAACTGAAACGAAGTTCGGTTGGGTGGTAGGTGGTACACATTGCAGCGAAGCCATTCAGGATAATGTCGTGTATTCACATTCGGTTACGATCGAGGAACTTTGCGACTCGATTCAGCGATTTTCGGAAGTAGAGAGCGTTCCCCAGCAATTCCAGTCAAGCACCGAAGAGGATGAATGTGAAAGGCACTTCATAGCAACACACCGaagagatgaaacaggaagaTATGTGGTGCAATTGCCATTAAGAGATTCACTGGAGCAGCTCGGAGAATCCAGATCGTTGGCGCTCCGACAATTCTTAGGGTTAGAGAAACGTTTTGCCCAACAACCAGAGTTAAAACGGCAATACGTAGACTTCATGCAGGAGTACGAATCCTTGGGTCACTGTAAGGAAGTATATGAGAAGAATGACGCACCAGGGATGAGAAAGTGGTACTTACCTCATCACGCAGTTTTACGACCTTCACACAACAACGAAGTGCCGCGTTGTTTTTGA
- the LOC131687899 gene encoding uncharacterized protein LOC131687899, giving the protein MPLKRTPIKHQESTSSAGSNPPAATPITSNSPSTSVKKIKKAQRLIMEQVEAFVHQRGLAKGKLTRILNILHENDELPSSQLRVYAKKIDSAHKEYHDIQEKMLPLIPSSSREEHDAHFLIFDELHDQVLMALEDHMERLSVAPVGSNPNVVAPLQNPVMVQQPLKVPIPTFDGKYENWSKFKVVFRDLVDNTADPPAIKLYHLDKALVGSAAGIIDAKTINDGNYKHAWEILQERLRKMANENGKELRALVDECSRHVENLKFLNQEFTGISEQFVVHLLSEALDKETRRRWETTIKHGELPSYDATIKFLKEQCFILERCETSNSKENQPAKKSVKSTGQHSLVTTSASESKFKCEFCGDSHHKGFRCPQFLAMFVPQRLAKVRERNVWFNCLRKGHRGSDCPSNGTCVKCQRKHHSLLHADSQPFKAAEIPDETKSSRPAAQVQAPKADEQRPSTSTQVTTAACSTNKGLVVPSVLLVTAVVNVMDRNNHPHPCRVLLDSASQVNLISQGMADRLGLDGYHTNVRIAGVDGMLSRTDKGIEVQIRSRYLDYQLKLNCLITKRVTSNLPVSNIDIRSWEIPAGVQLADPSFNSTGGIDMLIGNQWFLKLLLPGRIILSEELPIITETKFGWVVGGTHCSEAIQDNVVYSHSVTIEELCDSIQRFWEVESVPQQFQSSTEEDECERHFIATHRRDETGRYVVQLPLRDSLEQLGESRSLALRRFLGLEKRFAQQPELKRQYVDFMQEYESLGHCKEVYEKNDAPGMRKWYLPHHAVLRPSNTTTKCRVVFDASAKISQSDLLAIVLRFREHRFVLTADIAKMYRQIVVADCHTPLQRIFWRKNPSDPLRVLELTTVTYGTASAPFLATRALLQLAIDEKHKYPLAASIVENSCYVDNALFGYDSLPQAFEAQRQLISMMEAGGFHLHKWSSNIPELLESLPREDREELVSLSEYGANEVIKTLGLMWNPDSDELMFVSMPTTNVKQPTKRQILSLVSQMFDPLGLVAPVVVIGKMLMQLVWKEKLDWDEPIVGDLVKGWTGFLHALEGVNQLRIPRRVVSSSAVAFEMHGFADASDVAYGACVYIRSICEDGSASMKIISGKSKVAPIAPLSIPRKALLAALLLHRLVVKILSALKMSFNEVILWSDSQVILAWLTKQPEQLDLYVRNRVREITATGAKFEWKYIPTKDNPADIVSRGLSASKVANSDLWWNGPAVLRDAIYRMEIPPPLPIEEIPELRPIVSVNIVARYDELPVFTKFESFRKLQRVLAYVLRFRNNVKKRKENRTLGKLPTVIELREAMKTTIRVVQNLEYKSEIQRVLTGEPCKYMQNLCPLLDHEGLLRVGGRLRHSKLPFDVKHQWILPANNPVVRSLIKALHQENLHVGPSGLMAILRQQFWIPKCRNTIRLITRSCVRCFKVNPKTLNQFMGDLPECRLEKAPAFLKVGVDFAGPIMIRQGVRKTIPVKGYICVTKGIHLEAVENLSTVAFLAALQRFVSRRGVPEEIYSDNGTNFVGAKNELRELYEMFKKQMTEQKIFEFCQPKQIQWKTIPPNAPHFGGLWEAGVKSVKTVLRKICNPVSLTIVEFSTLLCQIEAILNSMPLFAHSDDPHDQEVLTPGHLMIDRPLTAIPEPTCEGIPQNRLSRWQYIQVLRDHFWKRWSREYLVELQGPEKWTRKRVNVRPGMIVLIKEDDLPAQVWKMGKVEQTYPGEDDLVRVVDVRTRSGILTRPIHKLAPLPILENQPG; this is encoded by the exons ATGCCGCTGAAGCGAACACCCATCAAGCACCAAGAATCCACGTCGTCTGCAGGAAGCAATCCGCCTGCTGCAACACCGATTACCAGTAATTCACCTTCAACTAGCGTTAAGAAGATCAAGAAAGCGCAACGATTGATCATGGAACAGGTAGAAGCATTCGTCCACCAGCGTGGGCTGGCAAAAGGTAAGCTAACTAGAATTTTAAACATACTGCATGAAAACGATGAGCTGCCATCTTCTCAACTGCGAGTCTATGCAAAGAAGATAGACTCGGCGCACAAAGAATACCACGACATACAGGAGAAGATGCTTCCTCTAATTCCATCCTCAAGTAGAGAAGAGCATGATGCacattttttgatatttgatGAGCTCCACGATCAAGTACTAATGGCTTTGGAAGACCATATGGAGCGTTTAAGTGTTGCCCCAGTAGGTTCCAACCCAAACGTAGTCGCTCCGCTTCAGAACCCAGTGATGGTTCAGCAACCGTTGAAGGTACCGATTCCGACTTTCGACGGTAAGTACGAAAACTGGTCAAAGTTCAAAGTCGTGTTCAGAGACCTGGTAGATAACACAGCCGACCCTCCCGCCATTAAGCTTTACCACCTAGACAAGGCCCTGGTGGGCAGTGCCGCTGGAATTATTGATGCCAAGACGATCAACGATGGCAATTACAAGCATGCCTGGGAGATACTGCAGGAACG TCTCAGAAAAATGGCAAATGAAAACGGTAAAGAGTTAAGAGCACTAGTGGACGAGTGCTCGAGGCATGTTGAAAACTTGAAATTCCTCAATCAAGAATTCACTGGCATATCGGAGCAGTTCGTTGTGCACCTGCTCTCCGAAGCCCTGGATAAGGAAACAAGAAGACGATGGGAGACTACCATCAAGCATGGAGAGCTTCCATCATACGATGCAACCATCAAGTTTCTGAAGGAGCAGTGTTTCATCTTGGAGAGATGTGAAACCTCCAATTCAAAGGAGAACCAACCAGCAAAGAAGTCTGTTAAGAGTACTGGTCAGCACTCACTGGTTACCACGTCCGCCAGCGAGTCAAAGTTCAAGTGCGAGTTCTGCGGTGATTCTCACCACAAAGGGTTCAGGTGTCCCCAGTTCTTAGCCATGTTCGTTCCCCAGCGACTCGCGAAGGTGCGAGAAAGGAACGTTTGGTTCAACTGTCTTAGGAAGGGACATCGCGGATCAGACTGTCCTTCCAATGGAACGTGCGTTAAGTGTCAGCGTAAGCACCATAGCCTATTGCATGCGGACAGTCAGCCTTTTAAAGCAGCGGAAATTCCCGACGAAACGAAGTCATCCAGACCAGCAGCACAGGTTCAAGCACCGAAAGCGGATGAGCAACGGCCGTCTACTAGTACACAAGTGACGACTGCAGCTTGCTCAACAAACAAGGGACTAGTAGTTCCATCGGTCCTACTGGTAACCGCAGTCGTAAACGTGATGGACAGAAACAATCACCCACACCCCTGTcgtgttttattggattctgctTCCCAGGTAAATCTGATTTCACAAGGCATGGCAGACCGTCTCGGTTTAGATGGATATCATACAAACGTTAGAATTGCTGGAGTTGATGGAATGCTGTCTCGTACTGACAAGGGTATCGAAGTGCAGATCCGATCCAGATACCTGGACTATCAGCTGAAGCTCAATTGCTTGATAACCAAAAGGGTGACATCAAATCTTCCAGTTTCAAATATAGACATCCGTTCATGGGAGATTCCAGCTGGAGTTCAACTGGCCGATCCATCATTCAATTCTACTGGCGGGATTGACATGCTAATCGGCAATCAATGGTTCTTGAAGTTACTTCTACCAGGGCGCATCATACTTTCCGAAGAGCTTCCTATCATAACTGAAACGAAGTTCGGTTGGGTGGTAGGTGGTACACATTGCAGCGAAGCCATTCAGGATAATGTCGTGTATTCACATTCGGTTACGATCGAGGAACTTTGCGACTCGATTCAGCGATTTTGGGAAGTAGAGAGCGTTCCCCAGCAATTCCAGTCAAGCACCGAAGAGGATGAATGTGAAAGGCACTTCATAGCAACACACCGaagagatgaaacaggaagaTATGTGGTGCAATTGCCATTAAGAGATTCACTGGAGCAGCTCGGAGAATCCAGATCGTTGGCGCTCCGACGATTCTTAGGGTTAGAGAAACGTTTTGCCCAACAACCAGAGTTAAAACGGCAATACGTAGACTTCATGCAGGAGTACGAATCCTTGGGTCACTGTAAGGAAGTATATGAGAAGAATGACGCACCAGGGATGAGAAAGTGGTACTTACCTCATCACGCAGTTTTACGACCTTCAAACACAACAACGAAGTGCCGCGTTGTTTTTGATGCGTCTGCTAAGATCAGCCAAAGCGATTTGCTTGCTATAGTGCTCAGATTCCGGGAACATCGATTTGTTTTGACGGCTGACATTGCAAAAATGTACAGGCAGATTGTGGTTGCTGATTGTCACACCCCTCTACAAAGAATATTTTGGAGAAAGAATCCTTCTGATCCACTTCGAGTGTTAGAACTAACCACGGTTACCTATGGGACGGCTTCAGCACCTTTTCTGGCAACAAGGGCACTTCTTCAATTGGCAATTGATGAGAAGCACAAATATCCTCTAGCAGCTTCCATTGTCGAGAACAGCTGTTATGTGGACAACGCACTCTTTGGTTACGATAGCCTTCCGCAGGCGTTTGAAGCTCAAAGGCAGCTAATCAGCATGATGGAGGCCGGTGGCTTTCATCTTCATAAATGGTCGTCAAATATTCCAGAGCTGCTAGAATCGTTACCGAGAGAAGATCGTGAAGAGTTAGTAAGTTTAAGCGAATATGGAGCAAATGAAGTAATAAAAACCTTGGGTCTTATGTGGAATCCAGATTCAGATGAATTAATGTTTGTATCGATGCCCACCACGAACGTAAAGCAGCCTACAAAGCGTCAGATTTTGTCGCTAGTCTCCCAGATGTTCGACCCTTTGGGACTAGTGGCTCCTGTCGTCGTtattgggaaaatgttaatgCAATTGGTCTGGAAGGAGAAACTCGATTGGGACGAGCCAATTGTTGGTGATTTGGTCAAGGGTTGGACAGGTTTCTTACATGCACTGGAAGGGGTCAATCAACTTCGGATACCAAGAAGAGTGGTAAGCAGCAGTGCTGTGGCATTCGAAATGCATGGGTTTGCGGATGCCTCCGATGTGGCCTACGGAGCTTGTGTATATATACGGTCGATATGCGAAGATGGATCTGCAAGCATGAAAATTATTAGTGGAAAATCGAAAGTGGCTCCCATCGCACCGCTAAGTATACCAAGAAAGGCGTTGTTGGCAGCTCTTCTGCTGCATCGTCTGGTAGTGAAAATTCTTTCTGCTTTGAAAATGTCATTCAATGAAGTGATACTTTGGTCAGACAGTCAGGTAATATTGGCATGGCTTACTAAGCAACCCGAGCAGTTGGATTTATATGTTCGCAATCGAGTGAGAGAAATAACAGCAACTGGTGCTAAGTTTGAGTGGAAATATATTCCAACAAAGGATAATCCCGCTGACATAGTGTCACGAGGGTTATCAGCTAGCAAGGTAGCGAATAGTGATTTGTGGTGGAATGGTCCAGCGGTTTTGAGAGATgcaatttatcgaatggaaattCCCCCACCCTTGCCCATCGAAGAAATCCCAGAGTTAAGGCCAATCGTTTCGGTGAATATAGTTGCGAGGTACGACGAACTTCCAGTGTTCACTAAATTCGAGTCATTTAGAAAACTGCAACGCGTCTTAGCCTATGTGCTACGATTTCGCAACAACGTCAAGAAAAGGAAGGAAAATCGCACTTTAGGAAAACTACCAACAGTGATTGAGCTTCGTGAGGCTATGAAGACAACAATTCGGGTAGTGCAAAACCTGGAGTATAAGAGCGAGATCCAGCGTGTTTTAACAGGTGAGCCCTGCAAATATATGCAAAATTTGTGTCCTTTATTGGACCATGAAGGTTTACTGCGAGTTGGTGGCCGACTGCGCCATTCCAAGCTACCATTCGACGTAAAGCACCAGTGGATTTTGCCAGCTAATAATCCGGTGGTTCGAAGTCTAATCAAGGCATTGCATCAGGAGAACCTGCATGTAGGTCCGTCAGGACTGATGGCGATTCTTCGACAACAGTTTTGGATCCCTAAGTGTCGCAACACCATACGACTGATTACGAGAAGCTGTGTTCGTTGTTTCAAGGTAAATCCAAAAACATTGAATCAATTTATGGGAGATCTACCTGAATGTCGCTTGGAAAAAGCTCCTGCATTTTTGAAGGTTGGTGTGGATTTCGCCGGTCCTATTATGATAAGGCAGGGCGTCCGTAAAACAATTCCAGTGAAGGGCTACATTTGCGTCACCAAGGGAATACATTTGGAGGCGGTAGAAAATCTCTCGACAGTTGCCTTTCTGGCAGCTTTGCAACGTTTCGTGTCTAGACGTGGAGTCCCTGAGGAAATTTATTCCGACAACGGAACAAATTTTGTGGGAGCAAAGAATGAGCTAAGGGAACTGTATGAAATGTTCAAGAAGCAAATGACAGAGCAGAAAATTTTTGAGTTTTGTCAGCCAAAACAGATTCAGTGGAAGACCATCCCACCAAATGCTCCGCATTTCGGCGGATTGTGGGAAGCGGGAGTAAAGAGTGTGAAAACCGTGTTAAGGAAAATTTGTAACCCAGTATCACTTACCATCGTTGAATTCAGTACGTTGCTTTGTCAGATCGAGGCCATATTGAATTCGATGCCGTTGTTTGCACACTCGGATGATCCTCATGACCAGGAAGTCCTGACTCCGGGGCATCTAATGATTGACCGTCCGCTTACAGCGATTCCTGAGCCCACTTGCGAGGGCATACCGCAGAATAGATTGTCACGATGGCAATACATTCAGGTTCTTCGAGATCATTTCTGGAAGCGATGGTCAAGAGAATATTTAGTTGAGCTTCAAGGTCCAGAAAAATGGACGCGCAAACGTGTCAATGTGCGCCCTGGAATGATAGTGCTAATAAAGGAGGACGACTTACCTGCACAAGTATGGAAAATGGGAAAGGTAGAGCAGACGTATCCAGGCGAAGATGACTTAGTCCGTGTTGTGGACGTTCGCACACGGTCTGGAATTCTCACACGGCCCATTCACAAATTGGCACCATTGCCTATCTTGGAAAACCAGCCAGGGTAA